Sequence from the Thermocoleostomius sinensis A174 genome:
TGCCAACTAGCTCTTGTTGCAAGACGATACGATAAAGGAAAATAATGGCATTGAGTGCCTGATTCTGAGTGGCGGCTGCGACCTGTTCGGTTACAGCTAAATGGGTGAGAAACTGCGTGACCTCTGGTGCGCCCATCTCGTTAGGATGGCGTTTGTGATGAAACAGAATGAAGCGACGAATCCAGTAAACGTAAGTTTTCTCCGTGCTATATGAGTAATGCTTGACTCGTATGGCATCGCGCACTTGGTCAAGTAGCTTTCGAGGACGAGGTTCCAGCATTGGATAGCGTAATACTTTTGTATAAAATATGTCTTTATAGTATAGGCATTCTACTGAGATTACCTGGTCGGATCTACGGAATTTTGCTGTAGATCCACCTTGGTTCAGGTAAATATACAGTAGGATTGCTGTATATCCAGCTATTTGGGGCAGATATGCAGCAGGGAGTGTGTTCATTCACCTCAGATGGAAGGATATGTAGAGTTACTCTGTACAATAAATTGTTAGCTGGCTTCGCACAGAGATGTTGCACTCGCTTTTCGAGGTGATCTGCAAAGGCGCAAACGCCCAGAAGGGGGTCTGTTGAGACAGTAGTTTAAGGCAAACTATGGTGTGTGAAAGCACCCAGAAAGTGATCGGTAGGGGCGATTGTGGAAGGCGATCGGTGGGTGGTGAGAGGATGAGTGGATGAGGGCGATCGGTGGCGGCATCCAGCTAACACGTCATGGCAGCGGATTGATGACCCCCCTTGTGCTGAGTGCAAGGTGATCTGCAACCGCTGCATTGTGCCGTTAGGTCGCTTCAGTTCACTGCATCGTTTGTACCGTAATACAATTTTGAGAGGGAAGTCCTGATATAGGAAAGAGGCATTGGTAAAGATTCTAGATAGCAAACCGTTGCTGCGAAACTAAAGAATTAAGATAGAATTCTTTAAAGAGAGGATGAAAAGCTGGTGTGGCTAAAAAAAGACATCTTACTCAATTGAAAAAAGGGGTTGTTAGCTGGAATCAGTGGAGAAAAAATAGCAACTCGGTTCCTGATCTCAGTCATGCTGATCTTCAAGGACTGAAGCTACGCGAGATTGATTTCGCTGGTGTGAATCTTCAAGGTGCTAATTTACGTGAAGCTGACTTGAGCTATTCAGATCTGAGTTATGCTGACCTTACTGAAGCTGACCTTACTAAAGCTGATTTAGCTCACTCTGTTTGTATTTTGGCTAATTTCAGTCATGCTAATCTCCACGAAGCAAACTTCATCTTAGCTGACCTTAGTGAAGCAAATTTTTTTGAGGCTGATCTTAGCAGGGCAAGCCTACAAAGTTCTCAACTTTTTATGGCCAATCTAGCATCAGCTCAACTCGACCAAGCTCATCTTAGTGAAGCTAATCTTTTTATGTCAATCTTGGCTAAGGCTGATCTGAGCGGAGCGAGTCTGAGTTACTCAAATCTAAGCCGTTCCGATCTTACAGGAGCTATATTAATAGCAACTGAAGCACTCGCAACTGACTTTACTGAATCAATATTTACTGAAGCATGTTTACAGGATTGGAACATTAATAGTGAAACAAAGCTAGAAAAGGTTGAATGCGATTATGTTTACTTGAGAGTTGAATGGTACGAGGAAGATGAGGAAATAAAAGGCAACTTTTTTGAGCGTCGTCCTAGCAACCCTAGTCAAAAATTTGCTCCAGGGGAGTTTACAAAGCTTTTTCATAAAGTACTGAATACTGTTGATCTTATCTTTCGTAATGGTATTGACTGGCAAGCTCTTGTTGTATCTCTAGAAAAACTAAGGATTGAAGCGGAAGGTGTCGAGCTAACAATTCAAGCCATTGAAAATAAAGATGATGGAGCTTTTGTTGTTCGAGTACGAGTGCCTCCAGAAGCAAATAAAGCAGAAGTTGAAAAGTTTTTCAGACAAAAGTATGAGCAATTATTAAAAGCAAAAGAAGATCGTTTAAACATACAAGGAGAGCAATTAGATTTTTTCCGTCAGCAAATTAAGATTGAACGCCAAAATAATACAAATTTATTGGGAGTTATTCAAGTCATGGCTGAAAATCAAACGCCTAAATATGACATGCGTGGTTCTAATTTTGGTAATTTTGCAGATGCGGTTCAATCGGGCGGTAAACAGCAAAATGTTCAACATATTTATGCTTCGGAGTCTAGGCAATCCATTGCAGAAGCTGCCCAAGAAATTCAGGCTCTTCTTAAACAGCTAGAAGCAACTAATCCTCACGCAACTGAAGATCAACAGATGGCTTATGTTAACTCTGCTATTCCACCTACCTTCAAGCAAAGAGTCGTTACTGCTCTAAAAGAGGGTGGTGAAGCTGCTATTGATGAATTTTTGCTGGAGAATAAGTATTTGAAGATAGGGAAAGCAGTTGTTAAAGGGTGGTTGCAA
This genomic interval carries:
- a CDS encoding pentapeptide repeat-containing protein, whose protein sequence is MAKKRHLTQLKKGVVSWNQWRKNSNSVPDLSHADLQGLKLREIDFAGVNLQGANLREADLSYSDLSYADLTEADLTKADLAHSVCILANFSHANLHEANFILADLSEANFFEADLSRASLQSSQLFMANLASAQLDQAHLSEANLFMSILAKADLSGASLSYSNLSRSDLTGAILIATEALATDFTESIFTEACLQDWNINSETKLEKVECDYVYLRVEWYEEDEEIKGNFFERRPSNPSQKFAPGEFTKLFHKVLNTVDLIFRNGIDWQALVVSLEKLRIEAEGVELTIQAIENKDDGAFVVRVRVPPEANKAEVEKFFRQKYEQLLKAKEDRLNIQGEQLDFFRQQIKIERQNNTNLLGVIQVMAENQTPKYDMRGSNFGNFADAVQSGGKQQNVQHIYASESRQSIAEAAQEIQALLKQLEATNPHATEDQQMAYVNSAIPPTFKQRVVTALKEGGEAAIDEFLLENKYLKIGKAVVKGWLQANS